A region from the Acipenser ruthenus chromosome 49, fAciRut3.2 maternal haplotype, whole genome shotgun sequence genome encodes:
- the LOC117966381 gene encoding RNA exonuclease 1 homolog isoform X2: MLRTTGFFRGIDCPFINSPGSCVNNNNNNAKNGGELCSRPYCHFRHSKPRRASCKESKARSSTQQEQGCDPYSPEVTRPAGQNGEESTRSDSVELEPSNLELELVNRAIEAVKSEVEREQKKLSWLEDVAEVKGDAYSSLEYDPSSYQISAVRDYNPTPHSSKYTLDPDSKSKGNSLEYVPAVVSKAAIKKAAPSALICNKYTIDKTKPTTDLEYDPLSNYSARHLNKKNAKDQKRGRRNREVKEEEGYVPTAKKPRRQTDFQKYEVGADFSESDDENGTGYRPSPISRLQRGSFSDDETGDSGNREGKERAAQHDPEDTDSAKLGEQEGKSREKKESSKASDKKMKAEKVKNGEKEPSGKKNKEGLKERGGKKGEEVKSSSSKEAAKKDRNDGKKENKSKGGDKVNDKDKSEEKEVKQEKGQGGSSGKKEKHAPEGARKEKPKVSDSSCGKKGDGTSKAAGRGDRSKKDPSGSKDLKNGKQGSKEKKTGSKESVKEGQKSSSTKEEGKRPQKIKLKQRTLSHVDLFGDESGDEDHPGQASSSSKGDSFQGKRKTSKRKASAFSSSEDEIEEAEEEEEDDRDYSSLQNELDYEEDPMEECLRIFNESNDVKTEDKGRQAKQAPSEPPENGSTDDTLTTLFPGQKKRVSHFACKGDVEAAPKQPVRPYRRATAQETCYKRIQMAQQQAVQLAAAAKTAATTAAYAGEKKRIAHRPTLAAPAAKCPVEGRKAGSNVASPSRSGSSSLTLKAHTSASFPSKTTSTAVQRRIAHTPTLKNFSSLKRPIIPTEFGAKVPTNVRQRYLNLFIDECLKFCSSEEGAFEKALAEEKVVYDRSSNRNIYLNVAVNTLKKLRGQSTVPTSPTNKPPSVNKKSLSHEELLGGRLAAKTSFTLNLLGKPQEEELTGATLYRKMREYLMTEEQLQEHGYPRPNPDRPGGAIVHTAAEKKVLDPFTKVCCRCGSEYTVSATGNCVRREECTFHWGRLRRQRAPDGWETQYSCCSGAVGSTGCQVSKQHVQDARKENLDGYVQTFDKPASQEGNPGVYALDCEMCYTKQGLELTRVTVINSDLKVIYDTFVKPDSKVVDYNTRFSGVTEEDLENTTITIRDVQAVLLSMFSADSILIGHSLESDLLALKLIHSRVVDTAIVFPHRLGLPYKRALRTVMADYLKRIIQDNVEGHDSSEDASACMELMIWKIKEDAKVKR; this comes from the exons atgcTGAGAACCACGGGCTTCTTTCGAGGGATTGACTGTCCATTTATTAACAGCCCCGGGAGTTGcgttaataacaacaacaacaatgcaaAGAACGGAGGAGAGCTCTGCAGCAGACCTTACTGTCACTTCAGACACAGCAAACCGAGGAGGGCGTCCTGTAAGGAGAGCAAGGCACGGAGCTCGACGCAGCAGG AGCAAGGCTGCGACCCGTACAGCCCTGAAGTCACGAGGCCGGCGGGACAGAATGGAGAGGAGTCGACCCGGAGCGACTCAGTGGAGCTGGAGCCCAGCaacctggagctggagctggtcAACCGGGCCATTGAGGCTGTCAAGAGCGAGGTGGAGCGGGAGCAGAAGAAACTGTCCTGGCTCGAGGACGTGGCTGAGGTCAAAGGCGACGCCTACAGTTCCCTTGAGTACGACCCCAGTAGCTATCAGATCAGTGCGGTCAGGGACTACAACCCCACCCCACACTCCAGCAAGTACACGTTGGACCCCGATAGTAAGTCTAAAGGCAACTCGCTGGAATACGTTCCTGCGGTCGTATCCAAGGCAGCAATCAAAAAGGCAGCACCCTCAGCATTGATTTGTAATAAATACACTATTGACAAAACAAAACCCACAACCGATCTGGAGTATGACCCTTTGTCTAACTACTCGGCGAGGCACTTGAATAAAAAGAATGCCAAGGACCAGAAAAGAGGCAGGAGGAATCGAGAAGTGAAAGAAGAGGAAGGCTACGTCCCCACCGCCAAGAAACCCCGTCGCCAAACGGACTTCCAGAAATATGAAGTTGGGGCCGACTTTTCTGAATCGGATGATGAAAATGGGACAGGATATCGTCCCAGTCCCATCAGCCGCCTGCAGCGCGGGAGCTTCTCGGACGACGAAACGGGCGACAGCGGGAATcgggaggggaaggagagagccGCGCAGCACGACCCGGAAGATACCGATAGTGCGAAGCTTGGGGAGCAGGAGGGAAAAAGCAGAGAGAAGAAGGAGAGCAGTAAAGCGTCTGACAAAAAGATGAAAGCGGAGAAAGTCAAGAACGGAGAGAAGGAACCCTCTGGCAAAAAGAACAAGGAGGGTTTaaaggagaggggagggaagaAGGGGGAGGAAGTGAAGTCGTCCAGTTCTAAAGAGGCGGCCAAGAAGGACAGAAACGATGGGAAGAAGGAGAACAAAAGCAAAGGCGGAGACAAAGTGAATGACAAAGACAAAAGCGAAGAGAAGGAAGTTAAACAGGAGAAGGGTCAGGGAGGCAGCAGCGGCAAGAAGGAGAAGCACGCGCCGGAGGGGGCGAGAAAGGAGAAGCCGAAGGTCTCGGACAGCAGCTGTGGAAAGAAGGGCGACGGGACAAGCAAAGCAGCGGGGAGGGGAGACAGGAGCAAGAAGGACCCCTCAGGATCCAAGGATCTGAAGAACGGGAAGCAGGggagcaaagaaaagaaaacagggaGCAAAGAATCGGTAAAGGAAGGGCAAAAGAGCAGCTCAACAAAGGAAGAAGGAAAGAGGCCccagaaaataaaactgaaacagaGGACGCTGAGTCACGTGGATCTGTTTGGTGACGAGAGCGGTGATGAAGACCACCCGGGTCAGGCCAGCAGCTCCAGCAAAGGGGATTCCTTCCAGGGAAAGCGTAAAACCAGCAAGCGGAAAGCCTCTGCGTTCTCCTCTTCAGAGGACGAGATCGAggaggcggaggaggaggaggaggatgaccGGGATTACTCCAGCTTGCAGAATGAACTGGATTACGAGGAGGACCCAATGGAAGAGTGCCTGAGGATATTTAATGAATCAAATGATGTGAAAACGGAGGACAAGGGGAGGCAAGCGAAACAG GCACCCAGCGAGCCCCCCGAGAACGGAAGCACAGACGACACTTTAACAACGCTCTTCCCGGGACAGAAGAAGAGAGTTTCCCACTTTGCATGCAAAGGAGAC GTGGAAGCAGCCCCGAAGCAGCCCGTCCGACCCTACAGAAGGGCCACTGCCCAGGAGACCTGCTACAAGCGCATCCAGATGGCACAGCAGCAGGCAGTACAGCTGGCTGCGGCAGCAAAAACCGCTGCAACCACCGCGGCATACGCAGGAGAGAAGAAGAGGATTGCTCATCGGCCAACCCTGGCTGCACCAGCTGCGAAAT GCCCAGTGGAAGGAAGGAAGGCTGGCAGCAACGTGGCCTCACCCAGCAGGTCTGGATCCAGTTCCCTGACTCTCAAAGCTCACACGTCCGCTTCTTTCCCATCAAAGACCACCAGCACTGCAGTGCAGAGGAGAATAGCGCACACCCCTACTTTAAAG aacttttcttctttaaagaggCCCATCATTCCGACCGAGTTTGGTGCCAAAGTCCCGACTAATGTCCGTCAGAGGTATCTCAATCTCTTCATTGACGAGTGCCTCAAGTTTTGCTCATCCGAAGAGGGTGCTTTTGAGAAG GCCCTGGCAGAAGAGAAGGTGGTGTATGACAGAAGCAGCAACCGCAATATCTACTTGAATGTGGCCGTGAACACGCTGAAAAAGCTCCGGGGCCAAAGCACTGTCCCCACGTCCCCTACCAACA AGCCTCCCAGTGTGAATAAGAAGAGTCTCTCCCACGAGGAGCtgctgggagggaggctggcagCCAAGACCAGCTTCACACTGAACCTCCTGGGGAAACCACAGGAGGAGGAGCTCACAG gcGCCACACTGTACAGGAAAATGAGAGAGTACCTCatgactgaagagcagcttcagGAGCATGGATACCCCCGACCAAACCCTGACAGACCAGGGGGAGCGATCGTCCACACGGCCGCTGAGAAGAAAGTCCTCGAtc CCTTCACCAAAGTGTGTTGCCGCTGTGGGTCCGAGTACACAGTCTCTGCGACTGGGAACTGCGTTCGAAGGGAGGAGTGTACCTTCCACTGGGGGAGACTGCGGAGACAGAGAG CTCCTGATGGATGGGAAACTCAGTACAGCTGCTGCTCTGGAGCGGTGGGGTCCACAGGCTGTCAGGTATCCAAG CAACACGTCCAGGACGCGCGCAAAGAGAATCTGGACGGGTATGTGCAGACGTTCGACAAGCCCGCCTCACAAGAGGGGAACCCTGGGGTCTACGCTCTGGACTGTGAGATG TGCTACACAAAGCAAGGTCTGGAGCTTACCAGGGTCACGGTGATCAACTCCGATCTGAAAGTGATCTACGACACGTTCGTCAAACCTGACAGCAAAGTCGTGGATTACAACACCAG GTTTTCAGGGGTGACTGAAGAGGATCTTGAAAATACCACCATAACAATCCGCGATGTCCAGGCCGTGCTGCTCAGCATGTTCAGCGCTGACTCCATCCTGATTGGACACAGTCTGGAGAGCGACCTGCTTGCACTGAAG CTGATCCACAGCAGGGTGGTGGACACTGCAATAGTCTTCCCTCACCGGTTGGGATTGCCATACAAGCGAGCCCTTAGAACTGTCATGGCAGACTACCTCAAGCGCATCATTCAGGACAACG TGGAAGGACACGATTCCAGCGAAGACGCCTCCGCTTGCATGGAACTCATGATCTGGAAAATCAAAGAAGATGCTAAAGTTAAGAGATGA
- the LOC117966381 gene encoding RNA exonuclease 1 homolog isoform X1 yields MLRTTGFFRGIDCPFINSPGSCVNNNNNNAKNGGELCSRPYCHFRHSKPRRASCKESKARSSTQQEQGCDPYSPEVTRPAGQNGEESTRSDSVELEPSNLELELVNRAIEAVKSEVEREQKKLSWLEDVAEVKGDAYSSLEYDPSSYQISAVRDYNPTPHSSKYTLDPDSKSKGNSLEYVPAVVSKAAIKKAAPSALICNKYTIDKTKPTTDLEYDPLSNYSARHLNKKNAKDQKRGRRNREVKEEEGYVPTAKKPRRQTDFQKYEVGADFSESDDENGTGYRPSPISRLQRGSFSDDETGDSGNREGKERAAQHDPEDTDSAKLGEQEGKSREKKESSKASDKKMKAEKVKNGEKEPSGKKNKEGLKERGGKKGEEVKSSSSKEAAKKDRNDGKKENKSKGGDKVNDKDKSEEKEVKQEKGQGGSSGKKEKHAPEGARKEKPKVSDSSCGKKGDGTSKAAGRGDRSKKDPSGSKDLKNGKQGSKEKKTGSKESVKEGQKSSSTKEEGKRPQKIKLKQRTLSHVDLFGDESGDEDHPGQASSSSKGDSFQGKRKTSKRKASAFSSSEDEIEEAEEEEEDDRDYSSLQNELDYEEDPMEECLRIFNESNDVKTEDKGRQAKQAPSEPPENGSTDDTLTTLFPGQKKRVSHFACKGDVEAAPKQPVRPYRRATAQETCYKRIQMAQQQAVQLAAAAKTAATTAAYAGEKKRIAHRPTLAAPAAKCGPVEGRKAGSNVASPSRSGSSSLTLKAHTSASFPSKTTSTAVQRRIAHTPTLKNFSSLKRPIIPTEFGAKVPTNVRQRYLNLFIDECLKFCSSEEGAFEKALAEEKVVYDRSSNRNIYLNVAVNTLKKLRGQSTVPTSPTNKPPSVNKKSLSHEELLGGRLAAKTSFTLNLLGKPQEEELTGATLYRKMREYLMTEEQLQEHGYPRPNPDRPGGAIVHTAAEKKVLDPFTKVCCRCGSEYTVSATGNCVRREECTFHWGRLRRQRAPDGWETQYSCCSGAVGSTGCQVSKQHVQDARKENLDGYVQTFDKPASQEGNPGVYALDCEMCYTKQGLELTRVTVINSDLKVIYDTFVKPDSKVVDYNTRFSGVTEEDLENTTITIRDVQAVLLSMFSADSILIGHSLESDLLALKLIHSRVVDTAIVFPHRLGLPYKRALRTVMADYLKRIIQDNVEGHDSSEDASACMELMIWKIKEDAKVKR; encoded by the exons atgcTGAGAACCACGGGCTTCTTTCGAGGGATTGACTGTCCATTTATTAACAGCCCCGGGAGTTGcgttaataacaacaacaacaatgcaaAGAACGGAGGAGAGCTCTGCAGCAGACCTTACTGTCACTTCAGACACAGCAAACCGAGGAGGGCGTCCTGTAAGGAGAGCAAGGCACGGAGCTCGACGCAGCAGG AGCAAGGCTGCGACCCGTACAGCCCTGAAGTCACGAGGCCGGCGGGACAGAATGGAGAGGAGTCGACCCGGAGCGACTCAGTGGAGCTGGAGCCCAGCaacctggagctggagctggtcAACCGGGCCATTGAGGCTGTCAAGAGCGAGGTGGAGCGGGAGCAGAAGAAACTGTCCTGGCTCGAGGACGTGGCTGAGGTCAAAGGCGACGCCTACAGTTCCCTTGAGTACGACCCCAGTAGCTATCAGATCAGTGCGGTCAGGGACTACAACCCCACCCCACACTCCAGCAAGTACACGTTGGACCCCGATAGTAAGTCTAAAGGCAACTCGCTGGAATACGTTCCTGCGGTCGTATCCAAGGCAGCAATCAAAAAGGCAGCACCCTCAGCATTGATTTGTAATAAATACACTATTGACAAAACAAAACCCACAACCGATCTGGAGTATGACCCTTTGTCTAACTACTCGGCGAGGCACTTGAATAAAAAGAATGCCAAGGACCAGAAAAGAGGCAGGAGGAATCGAGAAGTGAAAGAAGAGGAAGGCTACGTCCCCACCGCCAAGAAACCCCGTCGCCAAACGGACTTCCAGAAATATGAAGTTGGGGCCGACTTTTCTGAATCGGATGATGAAAATGGGACAGGATATCGTCCCAGTCCCATCAGCCGCCTGCAGCGCGGGAGCTTCTCGGACGACGAAACGGGCGACAGCGGGAATcgggaggggaaggagagagccGCGCAGCACGACCCGGAAGATACCGATAGTGCGAAGCTTGGGGAGCAGGAGGGAAAAAGCAGAGAGAAGAAGGAGAGCAGTAAAGCGTCTGACAAAAAGATGAAAGCGGAGAAAGTCAAGAACGGAGAGAAGGAACCCTCTGGCAAAAAGAACAAGGAGGGTTTaaaggagaggggagggaagaAGGGGGAGGAAGTGAAGTCGTCCAGTTCTAAAGAGGCGGCCAAGAAGGACAGAAACGATGGGAAGAAGGAGAACAAAAGCAAAGGCGGAGACAAAGTGAATGACAAAGACAAAAGCGAAGAGAAGGAAGTTAAACAGGAGAAGGGTCAGGGAGGCAGCAGCGGCAAGAAGGAGAAGCACGCGCCGGAGGGGGCGAGAAAGGAGAAGCCGAAGGTCTCGGACAGCAGCTGTGGAAAGAAGGGCGACGGGACAAGCAAAGCAGCGGGGAGGGGAGACAGGAGCAAGAAGGACCCCTCAGGATCCAAGGATCTGAAGAACGGGAAGCAGGggagcaaagaaaagaaaacagggaGCAAAGAATCGGTAAAGGAAGGGCAAAAGAGCAGCTCAACAAAGGAAGAAGGAAAGAGGCCccagaaaataaaactgaaacagaGGACGCTGAGTCACGTGGATCTGTTTGGTGACGAGAGCGGTGATGAAGACCACCCGGGTCAGGCCAGCAGCTCCAGCAAAGGGGATTCCTTCCAGGGAAAGCGTAAAACCAGCAAGCGGAAAGCCTCTGCGTTCTCCTCTTCAGAGGACGAGATCGAggaggcggaggaggaggaggaggatgaccGGGATTACTCCAGCTTGCAGAATGAACTGGATTACGAGGAGGACCCAATGGAAGAGTGCCTGAGGATATTTAATGAATCAAATGATGTGAAAACGGAGGACAAGGGGAGGCAAGCGAAACAG GCACCCAGCGAGCCCCCCGAGAACGGAAGCACAGACGACACTTTAACAACGCTCTTCCCGGGACAGAAGAAGAGAGTTTCCCACTTTGCATGCAAAGGAGAC GTGGAAGCAGCCCCGAAGCAGCCCGTCCGACCCTACAGAAGGGCCACTGCCCAGGAGACCTGCTACAAGCGCATCCAGATGGCACAGCAGCAGGCAGTACAGCTGGCTGCGGCAGCAAAAACCGCTGCAACCACCGCGGCATACGCAGGAGAGAAGAAGAGGATTGCTCATCGGCCAACCCTGGCTGCACCAGCTGCGAAATGTG GCCCAGTGGAAGGAAGGAAGGCTGGCAGCAACGTGGCCTCACCCAGCAGGTCTGGATCCAGTTCCCTGACTCTCAAAGCTCACACGTCCGCTTCTTTCCCATCAAAGACCACCAGCACTGCAGTGCAGAGGAGAATAGCGCACACCCCTACTTTAAAG aacttttcttctttaaagaggCCCATCATTCCGACCGAGTTTGGTGCCAAAGTCCCGACTAATGTCCGTCAGAGGTATCTCAATCTCTTCATTGACGAGTGCCTCAAGTTTTGCTCATCCGAAGAGGGTGCTTTTGAGAAG GCCCTGGCAGAAGAGAAGGTGGTGTATGACAGAAGCAGCAACCGCAATATCTACTTGAATGTGGCCGTGAACACGCTGAAAAAGCTCCGGGGCCAAAGCACTGTCCCCACGTCCCCTACCAACA AGCCTCCCAGTGTGAATAAGAAGAGTCTCTCCCACGAGGAGCtgctgggagggaggctggcagCCAAGACCAGCTTCACACTGAACCTCCTGGGGAAACCACAGGAGGAGGAGCTCACAG gcGCCACACTGTACAGGAAAATGAGAGAGTACCTCatgactgaagagcagcttcagGAGCATGGATACCCCCGACCAAACCCTGACAGACCAGGGGGAGCGATCGTCCACACGGCCGCTGAGAAGAAAGTCCTCGAtc CCTTCACCAAAGTGTGTTGCCGCTGTGGGTCCGAGTACACAGTCTCTGCGACTGGGAACTGCGTTCGAAGGGAGGAGTGTACCTTCCACTGGGGGAGACTGCGGAGACAGAGAG CTCCTGATGGATGGGAAACTCAGTACAGCTGCTGCTCTGGAGCGGTGGGGTCCACAGGCTGTCAGGTATCCAAG CAACACGTCCAGGACGCGCGCAAAGAGAATCTGGACGGGTATGTGCAGACGTTCGACAAGCCCGCCTCACAAGAGGGGAACCCTGGGGTCTACGCTCTGGACTGTGAGATG TGCTACACAAAGCAAGGTCTGGAGCTTACCAGGGTCACGGTGATCAACTCCGATCTGAAAGTGATCTACGACACGTTCGTCAAACCTGACAGCAAAGTCGTGGATTACAACACCAG GTTTTCAGGGGTGACTGAAGAGGATCTTGAAAATACCACCATAACAATCCGCGATGTCCAGGCCGTGCTGCTCAGCATGTTCAGCGCTGACTCCATCCTGATTGGACACAGTCTGGAGAGCGACCTGCTTGCACTGAAG CTGATCCACAGCAGGGTGGTGGACACTGCAATAGTCTTCCCTCACCGGTTGGGATTGCCATACAAGCGAGCCCTTAGAACTGTCATGGCAGACTACCTCAAGCGCATCATTCAGGACAACG TGGAAGGACACGATTCCAGCGAAGACGCCTCCGCTTGCATGGAACTCATGATCTGGAAAATCAAAGAAGATGCTAAAGTTAAGAGATGA
- the LOC117966256 gene encoding HAUS augmin-like complex subunit 8 isoform X1, with translation MASAAPPKPRKVCVSGDATQSTSSDGSNTSAGNSSGAPTKKPKPKGKVVKSRYMMVPDKKPAAKNAVMNQSICVPNRPGTPTKLGTPTKLGTPTKPTTPSRRSEPPRLYKIPSKLQSNVLDATRIGKNELQSTLLEGHSILPELDISVINDKTVHKPSEPQDMDLEHAIDNQTWLLTCLTVLMERNTTRLKEEAERSLLVVMEEEENLRRKVQEQKRQLKLWQKEKELDSLLDLQIAALTPLAAAAEKFKQEYKTFATALDTTRHELPVKNIHIEGDRQAFLDKAAVCLKETEKLLSELNPAAAEESDRACELLKAVKDTTQSVDEELGRVFTEVLELSSLVSRETVLIHQRSAEESTGLAVARDLYFPKDC, from the exons ATGGCGTCTGCAGCGCCGCCCAAGCCACGGAAGGTGTGTGTTTCGGGAGATGCAACACA GTCGACGTCTAGCGATGGCAGCAACACGAGCGCTGGGAACAGTAGTGGTGCCCCCACAAAAAAACCCAAAC caaaAGGTAAAGTTGTGAAATCTCGATATATGATGGTACCAGATAAGAAACCAGCAGCAAAG AACGCTGTGATGAACCAGTCCATCTGTGTCCCAAACAGACCAGGCACACCTACGAAGCTGGGGACCCCAACTAAACTGGGGACCCCCACGAAGCCAACCACACCAAGCAGGAGGTCCGAGCCCCCCCGTTTATACAAAATACCGTCAA AGCTGCAGTCAAACGTCCTGGATGCTACGCGGATTGGAAAAAACGAACTGCAGTCAACGTTGCTTGAAGGTCATTCTATCCTTCCTGAACTGGACATCTCTGTTATTAATG ATAAGACTGTGCATAAGCCCTCCGAGCCACAGGATATGGATCTGGAGCACGCCATTGACAATCAAACCTGGCTGCTAACTTGCCTAACAGTGCTG ATGGAAAGAAACACGACCAGGCTGAAGGAGGAAGCAGAGAGGAGTTTATTAGTGGTGATGGAAGAGGAGGAGAATCTCCGAAGGAAAGTGCAGGAGCAGAAACGGCAGCTGAAACTGTGGCAGAAAGAGAAGGAGCTGGACAGCCTGTTGGATCTGCAG ATCGCAGCATTAACACCCCTGGCTGCAGCAGCTGAAAAGTTTAAACAGGAGTACAAGACCTTTGCAACGGCTTTGGATACCACGAGACATGAGCTGCCTGTGAAGAACATACACATAGAGGGGGACAGACAAGCCTTTCTTG ataaaGCTGCAGTCTGTCTTAAGGAAACGGAAAAGCTACTGTCAGAGTTAAACCCTGCGGCTGCTGAGGAGAGCGACAGAGCCTGTGAGCTCCTGAAGGCTGTCAAAGATACAACTCAGAGCGTGGACGAGGAACTAGGAAG AGTTTTTACTGAGGTGTTGGAGTTGTCCTCGTTGGTCAGCCGGGAGACTGTTTTGATTCATCAGAGGAGCGCCGAAGAATCGACGGGCCTGGCAGTAGCACGGGATCTGTATTTCCCGAAGGACTGTTAA
- the LOC117966256 gene encoding HAUS augmin-like complex subunit 8 isoform X2 — protein MQHSRRLAMAATRALGTVVVPPQKNPNNAVMNQSICVPNRPGTPTKLGTPTKLGTPTKPTTPSRRSEPPRLYKIPSKLQSNVLDATRIGKNELQSTLLEGHSILPELDISVINDKTVHKPSEPQDMDLEHAIDNQTWLLTCLTVLMERNTTRLKEEAERSLLVVMEEEENLRRKVQEQKRQLKLWQKEKELDSLLDLQIAALTPLAAAAEKFKQEYKTFATALDTTRHELPVKNIHIEGDRQAFLDKAAVCLKETEKLLSELNPAAAEESDRACELLKAVKDTTQSVDEELGRVFTEVLELSSLVSRETVLIHQRSAEESTGLAVARDLYFPKDC, from the exons ATGCAACACA GTCGACGTCTAGCGATGGCAGCAACACGAGCGCTGGGAACAGTAGTGGTGCCCCCACAAAAAAACCCAAAC AACGCTGTGATGAACCAGTCCATCTGTGTCCCAAACAGACCAGGCACACCTACGAAGCTGGGGACCCCAACTAAACTGGGGACCCCCACGAAGCCAACCACACCAAGCAGGAGGTCCGAGCCCCCCCGTTTATACAAAATACCGTCAA AGCTGCAGTCAAACGTCCTGGATGCTACGCGGATTGGAAAAAACGAACTGCAGTCAACGTTGCTTGAAGGTCATTCTATCCTTCCTGAACTGGACATCTCTGTTATTAATG ATAAGACTGTGCATAAGCCCTCCGAGCCACAGGATATGGATCTGGAGCACGCCATTGACAATCAAACCTGGCTGCTAACTTGCCTAACAGTGCTG ATGGAAAGAAACACGACCAGGCTGAAGGAGGAAGCAGAGAGGAGTTTATTAGTGGTGATGGAAGAGGAGGAGAATCTCCGAAGGAAAGTGCAGGAGCAGAAACGGCAGCTGAAACTGTGGCAGAAAGAGAAGGAGCTGGACAGCCTGTTGGATCTGCAG ATCGCAGCATTAACACCCCTGGCTGCAGCAGCTGAAAAGTTTAAACAGGAGTACAAGACCTTTGCAACGGCTTTGGATACCACGAGACATGAGCTGCCTGTGAAGAACATACACATAGAGGGGGACAGACAAGCCTTTCTTG ataaaGCTGCAGTCTGTCTTAAGGAAACGGAAAAGCTACTGTCAGAGTTAAACCCTGCGGCTGCTGAGGAGAGCGACAGAGCCTGTGAGCTCCTGAAGGCTGTCAAAGATACAACTCAGAGCGTGGACGAGGAACTAGGAAG AGTTTTTACTGAGGTGTTGGAGTTGTCCTCGTTGGTCAGCCGGGAGACTGTTTTGATTCATCAGAGGAGCGCCGAAGAATCGACGGGCCTGGCAGTAGCACGGGATCTGTATTTCCCGAAGGACTGTTAA